Proteins from a single region of Ziziphus jujuba cultivar Dongzao chromosome 1, ASM3175591v1:
- the LOC107412873 gene encoding large ribosomal subunit protein eL32z, translating to MAVPLLSKKIVKKRVKKFKRPQSDRKISVKENWRRPKGIDSRVRRKFKGCTLMPNIGYGTDKKTRHFLPNGFKKFVVNNVNELELLMMHNRTYCAEIAHNVSTRKRKDIVERAAQLDIVVTNKLARLRSQEDE from the exons ATGGCTGTACCGTTGCTGTCGAAGAAGATTGTGAAGAAGAGGGTGAAGAAGTTCAAGAGGCCACAGAGTGACCGCAAGATCTCTGTAAAG GAAAACTGGCGCAGGCCCAAGGGTATTGATAGTCGTGTTAGAAGAAAGTTCAAGGGATGCACTCTGATGCCCAACATTGGGTATGGTACTGACAAAAAAACTCGCCATTTTCTTCCTAATGGATTCAAGAAATTTGTTGTGAACAATGTCAACGAGTTGGAACTCCTAATGATGCATAATAG GACCTACTGTGCTGAGATTGCACACAATGTCTCAACAAGAAAGAGGAAGGATATTGTGGAGAGAGCCGCCCAGCTTGACATTGTTGTTACTAACAAACTTGCTCGGTTGCGCAGCCAAGAGGATGAATGA
- the LOC107413303 gene encoding uncharacterized protein LOC107413303 isoform X1, with translation MPSGAKKRKAAKKKKEKEANINPSPNNPEGTDDSKSQDERGSDGGSPAFQDHRNHPQPFTEGSEELGERDPSSVRVIVPEDKATEEVSGGVENSQEVGLQDGVVAIERDLKHEDDSQSKNITVECIESAKKSYDGDHRRSSSSSSSSSDDDSRTVEKKSNKEATHSVSIATSYDDLVKPIDPEDVPAGKTSDSIAQMSPVVDSVKPVAPVSEETLNVLESAPIENTMVSDVIKLEKGAEKLFTGAPIFEFSAKKVENKVLLDENGDASSSVLESESKRNEDEILPSSGGPVAQTSNGAESIKEPEIPEYSENQPLVAPAPRVVQKTPWWNCCGIFDVITGSSR, from the exons ATGCCGTCAGGTGCTAAGAAGAGAAAGGCTgctaaaaagaagaaggaaaaagaagccAATATTAACCCTTCTCCCAACAACCCTGAAG GAACTGACGATTCGAAATCCCAAGATGAGAGAGGAAGTGATGGTGGTTCCCCTGCATTTCAAGACCACCGTAACCATCCACAACCTTTTACCGAGGGGAGTGAGGAACTGGGAGAGAGAGATCCATCATCTGTTCGAGTGATTGTCCCTGAGGACAAGGCTACAGAGGAAGTTTCTGGTGGTGTAGAAAATTCACAGGAAGTTGGATTGCAAGATGGTGTTGTTGCAATTGAGAGGGATTTGAAACATGAGGATGATTCTCAGAGCAAAAATATAACTGTGGAGTGTATCGAGTCTGCAAAGAAATCTTATGATGGTGATCACAGAAGAAGCTCTAGCAGCAGCAGTAGTAGTTCGGATGATGATTCTCGAACTGTTGAGAAGAAATCTAATAAGGAAGCAACTCATTCGGTTTCAATAGCAACTTCTTATGATGACTTGGTTAAGCCAATTGATCCGGAAGATGTACCAGCCGGGAAAACTTCTGATTCTATTGCACAGATGTCTCCTGTTGTTGATTCAGTTAAGCCAGTGGCTCCAGTATCTGAGGAGACACTTAATGTCTTAGAAAGTGCTCCGATTGAGAATACAATGGTTTCTGACGTGATTAAGTTGGAGAAGGGTGCAGAAAAATTGTTTACTGGGGCTCCTATATTTGAATTTTCAGCGAAGAAAGTTGAGAATAAGGTCTTACTGGATGAGAATGGTGACGCATCTTCAAGTGTTTTGGAATCTGAGTCTAAAAGAAATGAGGATGAAATATTGCCGTCATCAGGTGGTCCTGTTGCTCAAACCAGCAATGGTGCTGAAAGCATTAAAGAGCCTGAGATTCCAGAATATTCTGAAAACCAG CCTCTGGTTGCTCCAGCTCCTCGAGTGGTGCAAAAAACCCCCTGGTGGAATTGCTGTGGAATTTTTGATGTAATAACAGGATCCAGTAGATGA
- the LOC107412999 gene encoding pentatricopeptide repeat-containing protein At5g46460, mitochondrial, with the protein MLKLPAISRYLRIARTSSISLPSYISLSVFKSPHLKSTQRFLSLSKFAKSSAPSPKALLSDLLKNRRLEEAREAFDNIPCPSVYLFTMMIMGYARNHRLDDALKLFYEMPIKDTVCWNSMIKGCLDCGNLSKAKEIFDGMPGKNVISWTTIINGLMLFGDVEKAELLFHEMPTRDVATWNSMIYGYCSNGRVEDAINLFEVMPHKNVISWTSMIGGLDQNGKSDEALFLFEQMIGSGFEPTSTTLVSVLTACANLLALYLGVQIHGRILKLGYCFDEFLSASLITFYANCKQIKNACKVFEEMLNKNVVVWTALLTGYCLNCKHENALKVLGHMITVGVLPNQSSFTSALNACCGLEALDRGREIHSPAIKLGLETDVFVGNSLIVMYSKCGSINDAVEAFKRTDKKNIVSWNSVIVGCAQHGCGMWALVLFNRMIRVGINPDEITFTGLLSACSHSGMLQKGRSFFKVFSQNKLVELKLEHYACMVDILGRCGKLEEAEDLIRNMPLKPNSMIWLALLSSCRVHPNLDVAERAAKRIFDLEPHCSAAYVLLSNIYASASRWTDVSKIRRRMKHSGIVKEPGSSWVVLKGLRHEFLSGDRTHPLSESIYKKLDWLGGKLKEFGYVPDQQSVLHDVEAEQKEEMLSYHSERLAIGFCLISSVEGSTITVMKNLRVCGDCHSAIKIIAEIVGREIVVRDSSRFHHFKKGICSCGDYW; encoded by the coding sequence ATGCTAAAACTTCCCGCCATTTCTCGATATCTCAGAATTGCACGGACTTCATCAATTTCGTTGCCATCCTACATTTCTCTATCCGTTTTCAAAAGCCCTCACTTGAAATCCACCCAACGCTTCTTGAGTTTGTCGAAATTTGCCAAATCTAGTGCTCCTTCTCCCAAAGCTTTGCTCTCTGATCTTCTAAAGAACCGGAGATTAGAAGAAGCTCGGGAAGCTTTCGATAACATCCCTTGCCCCAGTGTTTACTTGTTCACAATGATGATCATGGGTTATGCGCGAAACCATCGGTTGGATGATGCCCTGAAACTGTTCTATGAAATGCCCATTAAAGATACGGTTTGTTGGAATTCAATGATAAAAGGATGTTTGGATTGTGGGAATTTAAGTAAGGCTAAAGAGATTTTTGATGGTATGCCCGGAAAGAACGTTATTTCTTGGACAACAATTATTAATGGGTTGATGCTGTTTGGTGATGTTGAAAAAGCTGAGCTTTTGTTTCATGAGATGCCCACAAGGGATGTTGCCACATGGAATTCAATGATTTATGGGTATTGTAGTAATGGTAGAGTGGAAGATGCTATCAATCTGTTTGAGGTTATGCCTCATAAGAATGTAATTTCTTGGACTTCGATGATTGGTGGGCTTGATCAGAATGGGAAGAGTGATGAAGCTTTGTTTCTGTTTGAGCAGATGATTGGTTCTGGTTTTGAGCCCACTTCTACTACATTAGTAAGTGTATTGACAGCTTGTGCAAATTTGTTGGCTTTATATTTAGGTGTCCAGATTCATGGTCGGATTTTGAAGTTAGGATACTGCTTTGACGAGTTTTTGTCTGCTTCACTTATAACATTTTACGCAAACTGCAAACAAATCAAGAATGCATGTAAGGTTTTTGAGGAGATGTTGAATAAAAATGTGGTGGTGTGGACAGCTCTTCTGACAGGATATTGTTTGAATTGTAAACATGAAAATGCATTGAAGGTTTTGGGGCACATGATAACAGTGGGTGTCCTTCCAAACCAGTCTTCTTTCACTAGTGCTTTAAATGCATGTTGTGGACTAGAGGCTCTTGATAGAGGTAGAGAAATCCATTCACCAGCTATTAAGCTAGGTTTGGAAACTGATGTCTTTGTGGGGAATTCTCTTATTGTCATGTATAGTAAATGTGGAAGTATAAATGATGCAGTTGAGGCATTTAAGAGGACAGATAAGAAGAATATAGTCTCATGGAACTCAGTTATTGTGGGATGTGCACAACATGGGTGTGGGATGTGGGCTTTGGTCCTCTTTAACCGAATGATACGTGTTGGTATCAATCCAGATGAAATCACATTCACTGGCTTGCTTTCTGCATGTAGCCATTCTGGGATGTTACAGAAAGGAAGAAGTTTTTTCAAAGTTTTCAGTCAAAATAAATTAGTTGAGTTGAAGCTTGAACACTATGCTTGTATGGTTGATATCTTAGGCCGATGTGGAAAGTTGGAAGAAGCTGAGGACTTAATTAGAAACATGCCTCTGAAACCAAATTCAATGATATGGCTTGCTTTGCTTAGCAGTTGTAGGGTGCATCCTAATTTAGATGTAGCTGAAAGAGCTGCAAAAAGAATTTTTGATCTAGAACCACACTGTAGCGCTGCTTATGTTTTGTTATCTAATATATATGCTTCTGCAAGTAGATGGACTGATGTCTCCAAAATACGAAGGAGGATGAAACATAGTGGAATTGTAAAAGAACCAGGTTCCAGTTGGGTCGTTCTAAAAGGATTGAGGCATGAGTTTCTTTCTGGAGATAGGACTCACCCACTTAGTGAGTCAATATATAAGAAACTGGACTGGTTGGGGGGGAAGTTGAAGGAGTTTGGGTATGTTCCTGATCAACAGTCTGTTCTGCATGATGTGGAGGCTGAACAAAAGGAAGAGATGCTGTCTTACCATAGTGAGAGGCTTGCTATTGGGTTTTGCTTAATTAGTAGTGTAGAGGGGAGTACAATAACAGTGATGAAGAATCTTCGTGTTTGTGGGGATTGCCACTCTGCCATCAAGATTATAGCAGAGATTGTTGGGCGCGAGATCGTTGTAAGAGATTCAAGCCGCTTTCATCATTTCAAAAAAGGAATTTGTTCTTGTGGGGATTATTGGTAA
- the LOC107413295 gene encoding membrane protein PM19L — MANGQLKSVASLLLVLNFCMYVIVLGIGGWAMNRAIDHGFIIGPGFDLPAHFSPIYFPMGNAATGFFVTFALIAGVFGAASTIAGINHIRTWTADSLPSAATAAAIAWTLTLLAMGFACKEIELEIRNARLRTMEAFLIILSATQFLYVAAIHGAARR, encoded by the exons ATGGCCAATGGGCAGTTAAAATCTGTTGCGTCCTTGCTTTTGGTACTCAACTTCTGCATGTATGTAATAGTGTTGGGCATTGGTGGATGGGCTATGAACAGAGCAATTGACCATGGTTTCATTATTG GCCCCGGTTTTGATCTACCAGCTCATTTCTCACCTATTTACTTTCCCATGGGAAATGCTGCAACTGGCTTCTTCGTTACATTCGCTTTGATTGCTGGAGTCTTTGGAGCTGCTTCAACTATTGCTGGAATTAACCATATTCGTACTTGGACTGCTGATAGCTTGCCATCTGCTGCTACTGCTGCAGCTATTGCATGGACTCTCACTCTACTTGCCATGGG CTTTGCTTGCAAAGAGATTGAACTCGAAATCAGGAATGCCCGTCTG AGGACCATGGAGGCATTCTTAATCATCCTCTCAGCTACACAGTTTCTATATGTAGCAGCCATTCATGGAGCTGCCAGGAGATGA
- the LOC107413303 gene encoding uncharacterized protein LOC107413303 isoform X2 translates to MPSGAKKRKAAKKKKEKEANINPSPNNPEGTDDSKSQDERGSDGGSPAFQDHRNHPQPFTEGSEELGERDPSSVRVIVPEDKATEEVSGGVENSQEVGLQDGVVAIERDLKHEDDSQSKNITVECIESAKKSYDGDHRRSSSSSSSSSDDDSRTVEKKSNKEATHSVSIATSYDDLVKPIDPEDVPAGKTSDSIAQMSPVVDSVKPVAPVSEETLNVLESAPIENTMVSDVIKLEKGAEKLFTGAPIFEFSAKKVENKVLLDENGDASSSVLESESKRNEDEILPSSGGPVAQTSNGAESIKEPEIPEYSENQN, encoded by the exons ATGCCGTCAGGTGCTAAGAAGAGAAAGGCTgctaaaaagaagaaggaaaaagaagccAATATTAACCCTTCTCCCAACAACCCTGAAG GAACTGACGATTCGAAATCCCAAGATGAGAGAGGAAGTGATGGTGGTTCCCCTGCATTTCAAGACCACCGTAACCATCCACAACCTTTTACCGAGGGGAGTGAGGAACTGGGAGAGAGAGATCCATCATCTGTTCGAGTGATTGTCCCTGAGGACAAGGCTACAGAGGAAGTTTCTGGTGGTGTAGAAAATTCACAGGAAGTTGGATTGCAAGATGGTGTTGTTGCAATTGAGAGGGATTTGAAACATGAGGATGATTCTCAGAGCAAAAATATAACTGTGGAGTGTATCGAGTCTGCAAAGAAATCTTATGATGGTGATCACAGAAGAAGCTCTAGCAGCAGCAGTAGTAGTTCGGATGATGATTCTCGAACTGTTGAGAAGAAATCTAATAAGGAAGCAACTCATTCGGTTTCAATAGCAACTTCTTATGATGACTTGGTTAAGCCAATTGATCCGGAAGATGTACCAGCCGGGAAAACTTCTGATTCTATTGCACAGATGTCTCCTGTTGTTGATTCAGTTAAGCCAGTGGCTCCAGTATCTGAGGAGACACTTAATGTCTTAGAAAGTGCTCCGATTGAGAATACAATGGTTTCTGACGTGATTAAGTTGGAGAAGGGTGCAGAAAAATTGTTTACTGGGGCTCCTATATTTGAATTTTCAGCGAAGAAAGTTGAGAATAAGGTCTTACTGGATGAGAATGGTGACGCATCTTCAAGTGTTTTGGAATCTGAGTCTAAAAGAAATGAGGATGAAATATTGCCGTCATCAGGTGGTCCTGTTGCTCAAACCAGCAATGGTGCTGAAAGCATTAAAGAGCCTGAGATTCCAGAATATTCTGAAAACCAG AATTAG